Proteins encoded by one window of Candidatus Delongbacteria bacterium:
- the rsxC gene encoding electron transport complex subunit RsxC: MGYTFKGGYHPPDGKSLSESCTIEEMALPKVVAIHLSQHIGAPSKAIVSIGDEVKVGQPLSEPTGFVSIPVHSSVSGKVKAIAKIPDSNGVKSDAIIIESDGNDTFFDGVNIKKDYSSMTIEEMRKKISESGIAGMGGARFPTHVKLSPPKEKKISHVILNGVECEPYLTADDRLMQESPETIIEGLLLMMKITGAENGIIGIEKNKPKAISIIKKASEKYGNIAVCECEVKYPQGGEKQLIYAALRREVPSGGLPMDVGVVVSNVGTAHAVYEAIALNKPMYERIVTVTGEAINNPKNIKARIGTPISQLVEFAGGLKEDIFKVVNGGPMMGAAMSDLESPVHKGTSGILCISKASGKIMEEQPCISCGKCVSVCPMKLVPSTMATFVQYEKYDEVHKMGILDCISCGTCAYVCPSKRNLVQYFMRGKGEVMKKLRK; this comes from the coding sequence ATGGGCTATACTTTTAAAGGTGGATATCACCCGCCTGATGGAAAAAGTCTTTCTGAGAGTTGTACTATTGAGGAAATGGCTTTACCCAAAGTAGTTGCCATTCATCTTTCACAACATATTGGAGCACCTTCAAAAGCCATTGTTAGCATTGGTGATGAAGTGAAAGTTGGACAACCTTTGAGTGAACCTACAGGTTTTGTTTCGATTCCAGTACATTCATCCGTTTCCGGAAAAGTTAAAGCTATTGCCAAAATTCCTGATTCAAATGGTGTTAAATCTGATGCAATAATCATTGAAAGTGACGGCAATGACACATTCTTTGATGGTGTTAACATAAAAAAAGATTATTCTTCCATGACTATTGAAGAAATGAGAAAAAAAATCTCTGAAAGTGGAATTGCAGGAATGGGAGGAGCGAGATTTCCAACTCACGTTAAACTTTCCCCACCAAAAGAGAAGAAAATTAGCCATGTAATTTTGAATGGAGTTGAGTGTGAGCCATACCTTACTGCAGATGATAGGCTTATGCAAGAGTCTCCAGAAACTATCATCGAGGGACTTCTTCTAATGATGAAGATTACAGGTGCTGAAAATGGAATTATCGGTATTGAGAAAAATAAACCAAAAGCAATTTCTATAATAAAAAAAGCCTCCGAAAAGTACGGAAATATAGCCGTTTGCGAATGTGAAGTAAAATACCCACAGGGAGGAGAAAAGCAATTAATATATGCTGCTCTCAGAAGAGAAGTACCATCTGGCGGTCTTCCAATGGATGTCGGAGTTGTAGTATCAAATGTTGGAACTGCACATGCTGTTTATGAGGCAATTGCTTTGAATAAGCCTATGTACGAAAGAATTGTTACTGTTACCGGCGAAGCGATTAACAATCCTAAAAACATAAAAGCTCGTATTGGTACTCCAATTTCACAGCTTGTTGAATTTGCCGGAGGTTTGAAAGAAGATATCTTCAAAGTTGTTAATGGCGGTCCGATGATGGGAGCAGCTATGTCCGATCTAGAGTCTCCAGTACATAAAGGGACGTCAGGAATATTATGTATTTCCAAGGCAAGTGGCAAAATTATGGAAGAGCAACCATGTATCAGTTGTGGAAAATGCGTCTCTGTATGCCCAATGAAACTCGTTCCAAGTACTATGGCAACTTTTGTACAATATGAAAAATATGATGAAGTTCATAAAATGGGAATATTAGACTGTATCAGCTGTGGAACATGTGCTTATGTATGTCCTTCGAAAAGAAACCTTGTCCAGTATTTTATGCGAGGAAAAGGTGAAGTAATGAAAAAATTGAGAAAATAA
- a CDS encoding T9SS type A sorting domain-containing protein encodes MVSQTAWSNSTHPNSGAINNFYGPFGNGYVPLFAVVAADYKVVYCDNDVGPLTSKINDGLGTFDLVISNGFNDFELVGDEMTFDLSDHFNSQSGLPINYSATSSNTDVLNVSISGTTLTLSRASVTADGVSEVSVTATAGDQVRTATFDVGVFVPAPVAGFGNCIDVQNEGYLEGSIDGELNTIEVFSFEGWIKITEGNLNQAVISKSSGDTSGWYLDIMPNGGLKFYVKAGTGNRKVFSVGTINVGEWNHIACMYDGLKLTLMINGVVDNTKEYTTYTAVTNVTSVPLLLGKDGQYGFVGMLDDFSIWNRALTEAEAAGLMNRVIMTNEDGLIASWSFDVKFGNEATDLNSNYNLSLKSLSNSSWITSTVSPKFTVSNGVHTAQLPYNQIESGYQFMVETQPTNGSVSIEASTGIFTYNATPETSGEDTFTYKIYDGSMFYSNIVTVTLDVLPFVGVNENLVSESKIIGNYPNPFNPETTISYSINELANVSIAVYNSNGEFVTMYNVGEKASGTHNFVLNAGFLTSGIYWYSLSVNGVNVDTSKMILIK; translated from the coding sequence ATGGTATCTCAAACTGCATGGTCAAACAGTACGCATCCAAATAGTGGTGCGATAAATAATTTTTATGGACCATTTGGTAATGGTTATGTACCTCTTTTTGCTGTGGTTGCAGCAGATTACAAAGTTGTTTATTGTGATAATGATGTAGGACCTTTAACATCAAAAATAAATGATGGATTGGGAACTTTCGATTTAGTAATTAGCAATGGCTTTAATGATTTTGAGTTGGTTGGTGATGAAATGACTTTCGACCTTTCTGATCATTTTAACTCTCAATCTGGATTACCCATTAATTATTCAGCTACATCATCTAATACTGATGTTCTAAATGTTTCTATCAGTGGTACGACACTAACTTTATCAAGAGCTAGTGTAACTGCTGATGGTGTTTCAGAGGTAAGTGTGACTGCAACAGCTGGCGATCAAGTCCGAACAGCGACTTTTGATGTTGGTGTTTTTGTTCCTGCTCCAGTTGCTGGATTTGGTAATTGCATTGATGTCCAAAACGAAGGCTATTTGGAAGGATCAATAGATGGAGAATTAAACACAATCGAAGTTTTTAGTTTTGAAGGCTGGATAAAAATAACTGAAGGTAATTTAAATCAAGCAGTGATATCTAAATCATCTGGTGATACTTCTGGTTGGTATCTTGATATTATGCCAAATGGTGGTTTAAAGTTCTATGTTAAGGCTGGTACTGGAAATAGAAAAGTATTTAGCGTTGGCACAATCAATGTGGGAGAGTGGAATCATATTGCATGTATGTATGATGGCTTAAAACTAACTCTTATGATCAATGGTGTAGTTGATAATACCAAAGAATATACTACTTATACTGCAGTTACAAATGTTACCAGCGTTCCATTGCTTCTTGGTAAAGATGGCCAATACGGATTTGTTGGAATGCTTGACGATTTTAGTATTTGGAACAGAGCGTTAACAGAGGCAGAAGCAGCAGGTTTGATGAATAGAGTGATAATGACTAATGAAGATGGTTTAATTGCTTCTTGGTCATTTGATGTTAAATTTGGAAATGAAGCAACAGATTTAAATTCAAACTATAATTTGAGTTTAAAATCTCTTTCAAATTCATCTTGGATCACATCAACTGTGTCACCTAAGTTCACAGTTTCGAATGGTGTTCACACTGCTCAATTACCATATAATCAAATTGAATCAGGATATCAATTTATGGTAGAAACACAGCCAACGAATGGTTCCGTTTCTATTGAAGCTTCAACTGGAATCTTCACATATAATGCAACTCCTGAGACTAGTGGAGAGGATACTTTCACTTATAAGATTTATGATGGATCAATGTTTTATTCAAATATTGTAACTGTTACACTTGACGTTCTACCGTTTGTTGGTGTAAATGAAAATCTTGTTTCAGAAAGTAAAATTATTGGAAATTATCCAAATCCTTTCAACCCTGAGACAACCATTTCCTATTCAATCAATGAGTTAGCAAATGTATCAATTGCTGTTTATAACAGTAATGGTGAATTTGTGACTATGTATAATGTTGGTGAAAAAGCATCCGGAACACATAACTTTGTTCTAAATGCTGGTTTTTTAACCAGTGGTATCTACTGGTACTCATTAAGTGTCAATGGTGTAAATGTTGATACTTCAAAAATGATCCTTATCAAATAG
- a CDS encoding histidine phosphatase family protein, translating to MGVLFITRHGETDFNRESRVTGSTNIDLNEKGIEQAVKASENLNFKFDFIISSPLKRAIQTAEIFSRKYDKPIIIEDRIREIFMGLFEGMKKDFIYENHSDLWAKHKNDFDCHEHNGESINDTVKRVYEFLDEIKIKYPNKSIFLVAHAFVTRVITSYFTCGNWDRSFEKVRLGNCEINKFEF from the coding sequence ATGGGTGTATTATTTATAACAAGGCATGGTGAAACAGATTTCAATAGAGAAAGCAGAGTAACTGGAAGTACCAATATTGATTTAAACGAAAAAGGTATTGAGCAGGCAGTTAAAGCATCTGAGAATCTAAATTTTAAATTTGATTTTATTATCTCCTCACCTTTAAAAAGGGCGATACAAACCGCAGAAATTTTTTCTAGAAAATATGATAAGCCTATAATAATTGAAGATAGAATTCGTGAGATATTCATGGGTCTCTTTGAAGGAATGAAAAAAGATTTTATTTATGAAAACCATTCAGATTTATGGGCTAAGCATAAAAATGATTTTGATTGTCATGAGCACAATGGTGAATCTATAAATGATACAGTTAAACGAGTTTATGAATTTTTAGACGAGATTAAAATAAAATATCCCAATAAGTCTATCTTTCTGGTTGCACATGCTTTTGTAACAAGAGTGATAACCTCTTATTTTACCTGTGGTAATTGGGACAGGTCATTTGAGAAAGTAAGACTGGGAAATTGTGAGATAAACAAATTTGAATTTTAA
- a CDS encoding RnfABCDGE type electron transport complex subunit D has product MNKLVVSANPHLRNIDSITKVMHTVNIALLPALLASAYYFGFRSVLVTLVGILSAVITEALIQKFRNKPVTVSDGSAILTGMLLAFNVPPEIPLWIVAIGSFFAIAIVKQAFGGLGYNFINPALAGRAFLLASWPVDMTTKWASAGGNFAAKASVKAAEIGGSFDALTTATPLNVMKSATKIIADNPDNVEKVRQATDLLSSLKDSYLDLFTGNVAGCIGETSVIALLIGAAILFAKGYITWRIPFSYLATVAVLALIIPGQDPILHLISGGLILGAFFMATDMVTSPVTPFGMIIFGVGCGVFTMAIRVWGGYPEGVSYSILLMNIASPLIDRYTTPKKFGFVKKVSR; this is encoded by the coding sequence ATGAATAAACTAGTTGTATCGGCAAATCCTCATTTGAGAAATATCGATAGTATTACGAAAGTAATGCACACGGTAAATATAGCTTTGTTGCCGGCTCTTTTAGCTTCCGCTTATTATTTTGGTTTTAGATCTGTATTAGTGACTCTTGTAGGTATATTATCAGCTGTGATAACTGAGGCATTAATCCAGAAATTCCGAAATAAGCCAGTAACAGTATCTGATGGATCTGCTATTCTTACGGGAATGCTACTTGCGTTCAATGTACCTCCTGAAATTCCACTTTGGATTGTCGCCATAGGCTCTTTTTTCGCTATAGCGATAGTTAAGCAAGCGTTTGGCGGACTTGGTTATAATTTTATCAATCCTGCATTAGCAGGAAGAGCTTTTTTACTTGCTTCTTGGCCTGTAGATATGACGACAAAATGGGCTTCAGCAGGTGGAAATTTTGCTGCTAAAGCATCGGTTAAAGCTGCTGAAATAGGTGGGAGCTTTGACGCTTTAACAACAGCAACTCCGCTGAATGTTATGAAATCAGCAACGAAGATTATTGCTGATAATCCAGATAATGTCGAAAAAGTTAGGCAGGCAACTGATCTTTTATCAAGTCTAAAGGATTCTTATTTGGATCTTTTTACTGGCAATGTTGCAGGCTGTATTGGTGAAACATCGGTTATCGCTCTTCTTATTGGTGCTGCAATTCTTTTCGCTAAAGGGTATATAACCTGGAGAATTCCATTCTCTTATCTTGCTACTGTAGCGGTATTAGCCTTGATAATTCCAGGGCAAGACCCAATATTACATTTAATTTCTGGTGGTCTTATTTTGGGAGCTTTCTTTATGGCAACCGACATGGTAACTTCACCAGTCACACCATTTGGTATGATAATTTTTGGTGTAGGATGCGGAGTATTTACCATGGCTATAAGGGTATGGGGTGGATATCCAGAAGGTGTTTCATATTCTATTCTATTGATGAATATTGCCTCACCTTTGATAGACAGATATACTACTCCTAAAAAGTTTGGTTTTGTAAAAAAAGTAAGTAGGTGA
- a CDS encoding RnfABCDGE type electron transport complex subunit A, protein MDFSHMLFIAVSSIFISNFVLGQFLGICPFIGVSKKIDSALGMGMAVIFVMTLASTVTYLIQKFLLVPYQMEYLQTIAFILVIASLVQFIEMFMKRHMPALYQQLGIFLPLITTNCAVLGVAILNTKFLWADGTPLNFIESVWNGAMAGVGFTLALVLMAGVREKLETADLPESFKGLPIAFLSASLIAVAFLGFSGMKIM, encoded by the coding sequence ATGGATTTTAGTCATATGCTGTTTATAGCTGTATCATCAATTTTTATTTCTAACTTTGTGCTTGGTCAATTTCTAGGAATATGTCCGTTTATCGGAGTTTCAAAAAAGATAGACTCTGCTCTTGGTATGGGTATGGCGGTTATCTTTGTAATGACTTTGGCTTCAACGGTAACTTACCTGATTCAGAAATTTCTTTTAGTTCCCTATCAAATGGAATATCTACAAACAATTGCATTTATTCTAGTTATCGCTTCGCTGGTTCAATTTATTGAAATGTTTATGAAAAGGCATATGCCGGCATTGTATCAACAACTGGGTATCTTTTTGCCATTAATTACTACTAATTGTGCAGTTCTTGGTGTTGCAATTTTAAATACAAAGTTTTTATGGGCTGATGGTACTCCTTTAAATTTTATTGAATCAGTTTGGAATGGAGCTATGGCAGGAGTTGGTTTTACATTGGCTTTGGTTCTAATGGCTGGAGTCAGAGAAAAACTTGAAACTGCAGATTTACCAGAAAGTTTTAAGGGACTACCTATAGCTTTCCTTTCTGCATCATTGATTGCTGTGGCTTTCTTGGGTTTCAGCGGAATGAAGATAATGTAA
- a CDS encoding tetratricopeptide repeat protein, which produces MLKKLNKILITMILTLIFYAISEENPKSNYDELLIEKKFSEYVGVGVDLLKESSFQDSNNVVNILSNSAFLIVDTLRIVDTDTLKLAADMFYKAGILKSEGLEKLKLLNNAVYFYKISGEFISEIEVIDEIFNNISDDSEIFNLEKGRALYNLNRSSESISFFEKVAQKEPKDSLNVEAYYWLGIINSENNRDEALKYFSKAEDLSTRLMMSGKGFNRYYYLEVLFEKANFLYDQFINISFDDPFKIAEMEIEKKSVYSKLIKLYDRILEYGNFRSGEILIKKISLLENYGNVKFYQNNAKDHFLESIIKKKTSFQLASEFYQKAVSEYFKAIGTLEKFMEEYKKSSEEIRSLNQQKLIQFKEENLSYDEYFSSLNQNRFLQEDDTEEYILSSIDSIKTSIIRMNYMIGNSYKEMAYNYSKIAFDGKRNDYENYIEGDVFIDKAIIPYLDQMEYYYSRVNSLSDSLSSGVIYKTLAEKDKNDLVEIYTEIYKNIIYKLYDSVRYFLSNSDKYLVSKKRNYFVSSGSKMLQNDAIFDEMSDLLSFGDSLILNSTAKIKNLILKSNVNQSHQSIPRFYKELIENNDSLYLDIENRIIGLFRIQNTTDPSRPGRAFEYYFELLDLINNNEFQILYNSLFVSNYFPSDSTLSHLKSVLIDKYYVRALKNYDESKLKSYKIQSDVSWKVTTKIERGYYLNSLIVDNWEYPVPVSEPKIFIDGAINIRSLNNKFDNLYDPKSNVYTDLKTPLNSYIYRKDFEITDYPIKAEITLAADEKFMLILNEKLITTSDDLNIQSQWYIPKKIDITEYLKPGFNSIVIVTNDRDRSEKGMAALLNFNTIDKNYAKSLIDKIE; this is translated from the coding sequence ATGCTAAAGAAGTTAAATAAAATACTTATCACGATGATTCTTACTTTAATTTTTTATGCAATTAGTGAAGAAAATCCAAAATCAAACTACGATGAACTTCTTATCGAGAAAAAATTTAGCGAGTATGTTGGCGTTGGTGTTGATCTACTTAAAGAAAGCTCTTTTCAAGATTCCAATAATGTTGTAAATATTTTATCAAATTCAGCTTTTTTGATAGTTGATACTTTGCGAATTGTGGATACAGACACTTTAAAATTAGCTGCCGATATGTTTTATAAAGCAGGAATTCTAAAGAGTGAGGGGCTAGAGAAGTTAAAATTGTTAAATAACGCAGTCTATTTTTATAAAATATCAGGAGAATTCATTAGCGAAATTGAAGTTATAGATGAAATATTTAATAATATCTCTGATGATAGCGAAATCTTCAATCTTGAAAAAGGAAGAGCTCTTTACAATTTAAACAGAAGTTCTGAAAGTATTTCGTTCTTTGAAAAAGTAGCTCAAAAAGAGCCCAAAGACTCTTTAAATGTTGAAGCCTATTATTGGTTGGGGATTATCAATAGTGAAAACAATAGGGATGAAGCTTTAAAATATTTTAGTAAAGCTGAGGATCTGTCCACCAGATTGATGATGTCGGGTAAAGGGTTTAACAGGTACTATTATCTGGAAGTTCTTTTTGAAAAGGCAAATTTTCTTTATGATCAATTCATAAATATCTCCTTTGATGATCCTTTCAAAATAGCTGAGATGGAGATAGAAAAAAAGAGTGTTTATTCTAAACTTATTAAACTTTACGATCGGATTCTTGAATATGGTAATTTTCGATCTGGTGAAATTTTAATAAAAAAAATATCTCTTCTAGAAAATTATGGTAACGTAAAATTTTATCAAAACAACGCTAAAGATCATTTTTTAGAAAGTATAATCAAGAAAAAAACTTCATTTCAATTAGCTTCTGAATTTTATCAGAAAGCTGTTTCAGAATATTTTAAAGCTATTGGAACTTTAGAGAAGTTCATGGAAGAGTACAAAAAGAGTTCAGAAGAAATAAGGAGCTTAAACCAACAAAAATTGATTCAATTCAAAGAAGAAAATCTAAGTTATGATGAATATTTCAGTAGTTTAAATCAAAATAGATTTTTACAGGAAGATGATACAGAGGAATATATATTAAGCTCTATTGATTCAATTAAAACATCTATCATACGTATGAACTATATGATAGGGAATTCATATAAGGAGATGGCTTACAATTATTCAAAAATTGCTTTTGATGGAAAAAGAAATGATTATGAAAATTATATAGAAGGCGATGTTTTTATAGATAAAGCCATTATACCATATCTTGATCAAATGGAGTACTATTATTCAAGAGTGAACAGTCTTTCAGATAGTCTTTCTTCAGGAGTGATATATAAAACTTTAGCTGAAAAAGATAAAAATGATTTAGTTGAAATATACACGGAGATTTATAAAAATATTATTTATAAACTTTATGATTCCGTTCGCTATTTCCTGTCAAATTCAGATAAATACCTTGTTTCAAAAAAAAGAAATTATTTTGTTTCATCAGGAAGTAAAATGTTACAAAATGATGCAATATTCGATGAAATGAGCGATCTTCTTTCTTTTGGTGATTCGCTAATATTAAATTCAACTGCAAAAATTAAAAACTTAATTTTAAAAAGTAATGTAAATCAGAGCCATCAATCTATCCCTAGGTTTTACAAAGAACTTATAGAAAACAACGATTCTCTTTATTTGGATATTGAAAATAGAATCATAGGATTATTTAGAATTCAGAACACAACAGATCCATCAAGACCTGGTAGAGCTTTTGAATACTATTTTGAACTTTTAGATCTAATAAATAATAATGAGTTTCAGATTCTTTACAATTCGTTATTTGTTTCGAACTATTTTCCTTCAGATAGTACTTTATCCCATTTGAAATCAGTTTTAATAGATAAATACTATGTTAGAGCTCTTAAAAATTATGATGAATCAAAATTAAAATCTTATAAAATTCAGAGTGACGTATCTTGGAAAGTTACTACAAAAATTGAAAGAGGATATTACTTAAATAGTCTTATTGTCGATAACTGGGAGTATCCAGTTCCTGTTTCAGAACCCAAAATATTCATTGATGGAGCAATTAACATAAGGTCGTTGAATAACAAATTTGATAATTTATACGATCCAAAAAGTAATGTTTATACAGATTTGAAAACACCGTTGAATTCTTACATATATAGAAAAGATTTTGAAATTACTGACTATCCAATCAAAGCTGAGATTACTCTTGCAGCTGACGAAAAATTCATGTTGATTTTGAATGAAAAATTAATAACGACTTCAGATGATCTGAACATACAATCTCAATGGTACATTCCTAAAAAAATTGATATTACTGAATATCTCAAACCTGGATTTAATAGTATTGTGATAGTTACAAATGATAGAGATAGGAGTGAGAAAGGTATGGCTGCACTACTTAACTTTAATACTATAGACAAAAATTACGCTAAATCTCTTATAGATAAAATAGAATAG
- the rsxE gene encoding electron transport complex subunit RsxE, with amino-acid sequence MNIVSNLTKGFFKENPVLVLALGLCPSLAVTTSIENGIGMGMASTAVLIGSSAIVAALKKFIPGNIRIPIFIVIIATFVTIIDLTLQAYIPALSNSLGLFIPLIVVNCIILGRAEAFASKNSVFDSIIDALGMGIGFTIALVLISALREFTGTGSIYGFPMFQVMGFDFKGSIMMILPPGGFLAMGLILAYLQWNKLRKVKAGRK; translated from the coding sequence ATGAATATTGTATCAAATTTAACAAAAGGGTTTTTTAAGGAAAATCCCGTACTTGTACTTGCACTTGGTCTATGTCCTTCACTTGCCGTAACTACTTCAATCGAAAATGGTATTGGAATGGGTATGGCGTCTACAGCTGTACTAATAGGATCCAGTGCAATTGTTGCAGCTTTAAAAAAATTCATTCCAGGAAATATTCGTATTCCAATTTTTATAGTAATTATCGCTACATTTGTTACGATTATAGACCTTACTTTGCAAGCCTATATACCAGCACTAAGTAATTCATTAGGTCTTTTTATCCCATTAATAGTTGTAAACTGTATAATTCTTGGTCGGGCTGAAGCTTTCGCCAGTAAAAACTCTGTTTTTGATTCCATTATCGATGCATTGGGTATGGGCATAGGTTTTACAATTGCTTTAGTATTGATTTCAGCACTAAGAGAATTTACTGGAACGGGCTCAATCTATGGTTTTCCAATGTTTCAGGTAATGGGGTTTGATTTTAAAGGCTCGATTATGATGATTCTTCCTCCAGGCGGGTTCTTAGCTATGGGACTAATTTTAGCATATCTTCAATGGAATAAACTTAGAAAAGTTAAAGCGGGGAGGAAATAA
- a CDS encoding FMN-binding protein translates to MGNIFKMAAILFVVAGLASGILAYYNSLTKPVIAELSKKNEELARTYVMPEATKFEEVVSEGIKYYKSFDGNNNLIGYVFLASGYGFSSNVETMVGVDKNFKITTIKVVKQAETPGLGAESQKIRYGETKPFFEGRFNGKNSLSVVVDKDDKSSADNVESITGSTITTRAVCNSVAEFANLIKKDLAKGGK, encoded by the coding sequence ATGGGAAATATCTTTAAAATGGCAGCAATCTTATTTGTAGTTGCCGGATTAGCATCGGGGATTCTTGCTTACTATAACTCTCTTACTAAGCCTGTTATAGCTGAACTCTCGAAAAAAAATGAAGAATTAGCAAGAACATATGTTATGCCTGAAGCTACAAAATTTGAAGAAGTAGTTTCTGAAGGAATAAAGTATTATAAATCTTTTGACGGAAATAATAATCTGATTGGCTATGTTTTTTTAGCGTCAGGTTACGGTTTTTCCAGTAATGTTGAAACGATGGTTGGAGTTGACAAAAACTTCAAGATTACAACAATCAAAGTTGTTAAGCAAGCTGAAACTCCTGGTCTTGGAGCTGAATCACAAAAAATAAGATACGGTGAAACTAAACCTTTCTTTGAAGGCAGATTTAACGGCAAAAATTCACTTTCTGTAGTAGTAGATAAAGATGATAAATCTTCTGCTGATAATGTTGAATCCATAACAGGATCCACAATAACTACCAGAGCCGTTTGTAATTCAGTTGCTGAATTTGCTAATCTGATAAAAAAAGATCTGGCGAAAGGTGGTAAATAA
- a CDS encoding RnfABCDGE type electron transport complex subunit B produces the protein MDSSIITATVSVGAIGAVLGAVLAYASKVFYVEVDPKITEISEILPQANCGACGYPGCSGYADAVASLKCDINLCTPGGQGVIDKIAKIMGVEASSADPMVAYAACNGTKENAKDRFEYYGVKNCSSAVYISGGHKQCEYGCLGFGDCVEACNFDAIYIDEKSGLPVVDDEKCTGCRACVDACPKGVMKLMPKGSSTFLACNSKAKGKEVSDACSVGCIGCKICSTPKVTPNGSIKMNGDLPEMNYKIEEDYTAVKYKCPKNCFIDKGDFLKSPELIEQEKAEFKQKEAEAAALAKQVALEKAAAAKKVSE, from the coding sequence ATGGATTCATCAATAATAACTGCAACTGTATCGGTAGGAGCAATTGGAGCTGTTCTTGGAGCAGTATTAGCTTATGCTTCAAAAGTTTTCTACGTTGAAGTTGATCCCAAAATAACAGAAATCAGTGAAATATTACCTCAAGCTAATTGTGGGGCATGTGGTTATCCTGGTTGTTCTGGCTATGCAGATGCAGTAGCTAGTTTGAAATGTGATATAAATTTATGTACTCCAGGTGGACAGGGAGTAATTGATAAAATAGCTAAAATTATGGGCGTTGAAGCAAGTAGTGCAGATCCTATGGTCGCCTATGCAGCTTGTAATGGAACAAAGGAAAATGCAAAAGATAGATTTGAGTACTATGGTGTGAAAAATTGTAGTAGTGCTGTTTATATCTCAGGAGGTCATAAGCAGTGTGAATATGGTTGTCTGGGATTTGGTGATTGTGTTGAAGCTTGTAATTTTGATGCAATTTATATAGATGAAAAATCTGGTTTGCCTGTAGTAGACGATGAGAAATGTACGGGTTGTAGAGCTTGTGTAGATGCTTGTCCTAAAGGAGTAATGAAGCTTATGCCGAAAGGTAGTTCTACTTTCCTTGCTTGTAATTCGAAAGCTAAAGGTAAAGAAGTTAGCGATGCTTGTTCTGTCGGTTGTATAGGCTGTAAAATATGTTCAACGCCAAAGGTTACACCAAATGGATCAATAAAAATGAATGGTGATCTTCCTGAGATGAATTACAAAATCGAAGAAGATTATACAGCTGTGAAATACAAATGTCCAAAGAATTGTTTTATTGACAAAGGCGATTTTTTAAAATCTCCTGAACTAATAGAACAAGAAAAGGCTGAATTTAAACAAAAAGAAGCTGAAGCTGCTGCATTAGCAAAACAAGTTGCACTTGAAAAAGCTGCGGCAGCGAAAAAAGTTTCTGAATAA